A genomic stretch from Erigeron canadensis isolate Cc75 chromosome 9, C_canadensis_v1, whole genome shotgun sequence includes:
- the LOC122583301 gene encoding uncharacterized protein LOC122583301 gives MKVWNVPIACRMFRYALEGDAREWLKSVTKGSISSFEDLKEKFRARFSKQKKHKKIYVATHGVKQKETEPCRTFLDRFTTETEDIMDLPESQRISALLHGLRRRRLVEFLYKDLPKTYEAVQKRAYVYLDARDTAPTGDISPPHDKEAHPQRKGKWNNERERPRDHGHDTNACWQLKKAIEEAINEGKLSHLVKSVRQQYPKKEDDADDKKKGPDKTIYTIMKKKIGHSPRKAYRGSMPSITFPPIYNGRIFRDPLVISAFLGVSKVKEMVVDTGSECNVLYEEVFWKLNPLSRMNFRKAGASIQRYSGDIAEPLGKFSIQTTIGKGHLKRKEKITFTVVSRTSPFQAILGRPGIQKFGLIPSVMHGLVKYETNGKIATLVGKAKKLSDGGQDGCQEISMSDMPYYG, from the exons ATGAAGGTCTGGAACGTACCCATTGCGTGCCGAATGTTCAGGTATGCACTCGAAGGAGATGCTAGAGAATGGCTAAAAAGTGTTACAAAGGGGTCCATAAGCAGTTTTGAAGACCTCAAAGAAAAATTTAGGGCCCGTTTTAGCAAGCAGAAAAAACATAAGAAGATTTATGTAGCCACCCATGGGGTGAAACAAAAAGAAACGGAACCGTGTAGGACGTTTCTTGATAGGTTCACCACTGAAACAGAAGACATCATGGATCTTCCTGAGTCACAAAGGATATCAGCATTACTACATGGTCTCCGAAGAAGAAGACTAGTCGAATTTCTATATAAAGATCTCCCGAAGACATACGAGGCTGTCCAAAAAAGAGCATACGTATATCTAGATGCAAGGGACACCGCACCAACAGGAGACATTAGCCCACCGCATGATAAGGAGGCCCATCCACAAAGGAAAGGAAAATGGAATAACGAGAGAGAAAGGCCAAG GGATCATGGCCACGACACGAATGCATGCTGGCAACTTAAAAAAGCTATTGAAGAAGCAATCAATGAAGGAAAGCTATCACACCTGGTAAAAAGTGTCAGGCAACAGTACCCCAAGAAAGAAGACGACGCGGATGATAAGAAAAAGGGTCCGGATAAAACAATTTACACAATCATGAAGAAGAAAATAGGACACTCGCCCCGGAAGGCCTATAGGGGAAGCATGCCAAGCATCACGTTTCCACCTATATACAATGGTAGGATCTTTAGAGACCCCCTGGTAATTTCAGCATTCTTAGGGGtctcaaaagtaaaagaaatggTCGTAGACACCGGGAGTGAATGTAACGTCCTGTACGAAGAAGTATTCTGGAAGCTAAATCCTCTGTCACGAATGAACTTCAGGAAGGCAGGGGCTTCGATTCAACGTTACTCTGGTGACATAGCTGAACCATTGGGAAAGTTTTCTATACAAACAACGATCGGAAAAGGACATTTGAAACGAAAGGAAAAAATTACGTTTACAGTTGTCAGCAGGACATCGCCCTTTCAAGCGATCCTGGGAAGACCGGGAATCCAGAAGTTTGGACTTATCCCATCTGTGATGCATGGCCTAGTCAAATATGAAACAAATGGAAAAATAGCAACTTTGGTAGGAAAGGCTAAAAAGCTCTCCGACGGAGGCCAAGATGGTTGTCAAGAAATATCTATGAGCGATATGCCATACTATGGATAG